From the Astyanax mexicanus isolate ESR-SI-001 chromosome 9, AstMex3_surface, whole genome shotgun sequence genome, one window contains:
- the LOC125804576 gene encoding uncharacterized protein LOC125804576 isoform X1: MPWSAEPSDIPAVDQWMRRSEEVWEETHRRIEAVLEQHKQQADRHRREAPLYSPGDRVWLSTRDFRLPEGNKKLSVKFIGPFKIIKRINEVTYRLELPSNYRVCPSFHVSLLKPVIPGPLDETSHGMLPPPPVLMDGGPVYAVERLLDSRRRRGALEYLVDWEGYGPEERSWVTAADVLDPLLVEEFHRSHPSRPAPRPRGRPRRRSPDPGRGRRYRSAATRSLSSVRGSRRGRPRTRGRPRTRAPVQAIPASGSRVRRASGRRGAVPVCRPRPSVLSDSSGGGTVRSLGSPLTHPNSISQNPTGHDVTVSRSLSPNRVTLPRSESPVF; the protein is encoded by the coding sequence ATGCCATGGTCAGCTGAACCTTCTGATATCCCTGCTGTAGATCAGTGGATGCGCCGTAGCgaggaggtgtgggaggagactcacagacgtaTAGAAGCCGTGTTAGAACAACACAAACAGCAGGCTGATCGTCATCGTCGTGAGGCCCCGCTCTACTCCCCAGGAGATCGcgtttggctatctaccagggatttccggctccCCGAAGGCAACAAAAAattatcagttaagtttattggcccttttaaaataatcaaaagaatCAACGAAGTTACATACCGTCTTGAATTACCTTCTAATTATCGTGTCTGTCCTTCTTTCCATGTTTCTTTActtaagccggttatccctggtccgctgGATGAGACCTCGCATGGGATGCTGCCTCCTCCACCTGTGCTCATGGATGGTGGACCCGTCTACGCGGTGGAGCGCCTGTTAGACTCCAGAAGGAGgaggggagccctggagtacctggtTGATTGGGAAGGCtacggacctgaggagagaagctgggttaCTGCAGCAGACGTCCTTGACCCATTGTTGGTGGAAGAATTCCATCGGTCGCATCCGTCTCGTCCAGCACCACGCCCTCGGGGTCGTCCAAGGAGGAGGTCTCCTGACCCTGGAAGGGGTAGGCGCTATAGGTCTGCTGCTACTCGGTCTCTcagttccgtccgcggctccagGAGGGGTCGTCCCAGGACCAGGGGTCGTCCCAGGACCAGGGCTCCTGTTCAGGCTATCCCCGCTTCGGGTTCTCGTGTCCGTCGGGCCTCCGGGCGGAGAGGGGCGGTTCCTGTGTGTCGTCCTCGTCCTTCGGTTCTTTCGGActcctcggggggaggtactgtcaggtctctaggatctcctctcacacacccgaactctatttcccaaaatcccactggccatgacgtcaccgtcagccgctcactctcacccaatcgcgttacgctcccccgttcagagtcacctgtattctaa
- the LOC125804576 gene encoding chromobox protein homolog 8-like isoform X2 translates to MRRSEEVWEETHRRIEAVLEQHKQQADRHRREAPLYSPGDRVWLSTRDFRLPEGNKKLSVKFIGPFKIIKRINEVTYRLELPSNYRVCPSFHVSLLKPVIPGPLDETSHGMLPPPPVLMDGGPVYAVERLLDSRRRRGALEYLVDWEGYGPEERSWVTAADVLDPLLVEEFHRSHPSRPAPRPRGRPRRRSPDPGRGRRYRSAATRSLSSVRGSRRGRPRTRGRPRTRAPVQAIPASGSRVRRASGRRGAVPVCRPRPSVLSDSSGGGTVRSLGSPLTHPNSISQNPTGHDVTVSRSLSPNRVTLPRSESPVF, encoded by the coding sequence ATGCGCCGTAGCgaggaggtgtgggaggagactcacagacgtaTAGAAGCCGTGTTAGAACAACACAAACAGCAGGCTGATCGTCATCGTCGTGAGGCCCCGCTCTACTCCCCAGGAGATCGcgtttggctatctaccagggatttccggctccCCGAAGGCAACAAAAAattatcagttaagtttattggcccttttaaaataatcaaaagaatCAACGAAGTTACATACCGTCTTGAATTACCTTCTAATTATCGTGTCTGTCCTTCTTTCCATGTTTCTTTActtaagccggttatccctggtccgctgGATGAGACCTCGCATGGGATGCTGCCTCCTCCACCTGTGCTCATGGATGGTGGACCCGTCTACGCGGTGGAGCGCCTGTTAGACTCCAGAAGGAGgaggggagccctggagtacctggtTGATTGGGAAGGCtacggacctgaggagagaagctgggttaCTGCAGCAGACGTCCTTGACCCATTGTTGGTGGAAGAATTCCATCGGTCGCATCCGTCTCGTCCAGCACCACGCCCTCGGGGTCGTCCAAGGAGGAGGTCTCCTGACCCTGGAAGGGGTAGGCGCTATAGGTCTGCTGCTACTCGGTCTCTcagttccgtccgcggctccagGAGGGGTCGTCCCAGGACCAGGGGTCGTCCCAGGACCAGGGCTCCTGTTCAGGCTATCCCCGCTTCGGGTTCTCGTGTCCGTCGGGCCTCCGGGCGGAGAGGGGCGGTTCCTGTGTGTCGTCCTCGTCCTTCGGTTCTTTCGGActcctcggggggaggtactgtcaggtctctaggatctcctctcacacacccgaactctatttcccaaaatcccactggccatgacgtcaccgtcagccgctcactctcacccaatcgcgttacgctcccccgttcagagtcacctgtattctaa